The nucleotide sequence CCGTGAAAAGAATCCAAAGGCAAAGAATCGTTAACATGGCTGATGCGGGGCGAGCCGTCGTGCCGTTGAGGCGTTTTTCGGCATGGCAACTGTTCATTCGACACTCCGGTATGCGTATAATGGCGACGCGGATCATTATAGCCGCTTGGCAACCCCAAGGAGAATGCCATGTTTCACGCGCTTTGGCTGACCGCCGTGCTGGCGGCATCCGGCGATGCCATCGTTTCCGGAAGCGTTGAAAAAATCGCCACGGGATTCCAGTTTACCGAAGGGCCGCTGTGGACCGCGGAGACAGGCCTGATATTCAGCGACATTCCTGCCGACACGATTTTCCGCGCAGACCAATCGGTGTTTCGCAAACCCAGCGGAAATTCCAACGGTCTCGGCGCCGATCGCGAGGGCCGGCTGATTGCCTGCGAACATGGCAACCGCCGCGTCTCGCGCACCGAAAAGGACGGAAACGTCGTAACGCTGGCCGATCGCTACCTGGGACGGCGCCTGAACAGTCCGAACGATCTCGCCATTCGCTCCGATGGACGCCTCTTCTTCACCGACCCGCCCTATGGCGTCAAGCCGGAAGACCGCGAACTGCCGTTCTGCGGAGTGTACTCGATTGCGCCGGACGGAACCCTGACGCTG is from Candidatus Hydrogenedentota bacterium and encodes:
- a CDS encoding SMP-30/gluconolactonase/LRE family protein, coding for MFHALWLTAVLAASGDAIVSGSVEKIATGFQFTEGPLWTAETGLIFSDIPADTIFRADQSVFRKPSGNSNGLGADREGRLIACEHGNRRVSRTEKDGNVVTLADRYLGRRLNSPNDLAIRSDGRLFFTDPPYGVKPEDRELPFCGVYSIAPDGTLTLLSVYFRSPNGLAFSPDEKTLYIGDSADDFIEAFDVSEDGRLINGRFFANVPTPDGMKVDGRGRLWVTAKDGVRVYNPDGQLAATVAVPEQPSNCAFGDPGGGTLYITARTSVYKALCAGLDETKGEKP